GCTCGATTCTGGGACGTCGAGGTGTCCGTCGTCACCCGTTCACCGACTGAAGCACGTCGAGCACTCGACGCCGGTGCGAGCTGGGCGGGCACTTACGACGATTCGCCGCCGCACCCGCTCGATGCGGCCATTACGTTCGCACCAGCAGGAGACGTCGTCGTGTCTGCACTCAAAGCCCTGGACCGTGGTGGCACGGTCGCCGTCAATGCCATCCACCTGGATCGAGTTCCCGAGTTGGACTATGACGATCTTTGGTGGGAACGATCAATCAAATCCGTCGCCAACGTGACGCGGGCCGATGTGACCGGCTTCCTTGCTCTCGTCCCCGAGGCGGGCATCCAGACCGTCCGGCAGGCAATGCCACTGACCGAGGCGAATACTGCGTTGCGGCGGCTGGAGGCTGGCGATGTGACCGGTTCGTTAGTACTGGTCCCCTGACCCTGGTGCTCCGCCTGTTTCGGAATCGGTAACACCAGACTCCGCAGCACCAGACTCCGCAGCGCCAGCCTCGGTGCCGCCGACACCACCCAAGCCCACTCCCCCCGCGGGAACCGCAGCCACCCAGGACAACGCGTCATCGACGGTGAACGCCGCAGCCGGGGTCGCACCCAAGTGGCCATTCCAGTGGACGACCAGCATCGGTTGGGCACGTCGGACGGTCTTTCCCTCGGCCTCGAAGATGGTCGACGGTGCCACCTGTGTGATGTGATCCAGCGGAATGATTAGCGATGTCTCAGTCGAACCGGCGACAAAGACGAGCGCCTGCTCGGTTAGGCCGAGCGCCCCAATGCCACGGACGCCCTCTTTCACAAAGGTGTTCACCCCGTCGCACGAAGCTGCCGAGGAACGCAATGGCGGACGACCGTGCAGTTCTTTGGCCAACCCTTCAGCTCCGGACTCAACCTTTCGAGCCAATATCGGCCGCACGACAAAGAACACCAAACACACGGCCAACACTGCCGCAGCCAATAGCCCGCCCAGAACTGCCCACACAGTCGTCATAGGAGCAGTCTCCCAGCACGCGCGGTGGCTTCATCCGTGAGGCAGGCACGACGTGCTACGACCCGCGTAACCTGGCCCCGTGATGGCGAATCGCGGTCGACGGGTGCTAGTGGCTGCCGGGGTAGTACTCGTGCTCGCATCCTGTTCGAGTGATCCGCAGGGTTCCGCCCCCGGATTGGGCTCCGCGTCGACGCCGAGCTCCAGCAGTCCCCCGCCAACCGGACCCGCGCCGCAGGATCGGCCAGACATAGCCAAGGTCGTCACCGCCGGCGGAGTCAGCCAGTACCTCAAATGCGCCGGCAACGGTCCACAAACGGTAGTCATCGTGCCGGGGCTCGGCACCGGAGCCGCCGCGTGGACGAAGGTATTCGGTCAGGTCAGCAAACAGACCAGAACGTGCGTGTACGACCGGCCCGGCATTGGCCGGAGCCCGGCAAGGACGGGCTCGACCGCCCTGGACGCCGGTAAGCATGCGCAGGAACTACGAGCCCTGCTCGAGAAAGCCGGCGAGCGCGCGCCTTTTGTGCCGGTCGGCCACTCCTATGGCGGACTGGTGGCGCGCGCCTTC
This portion of the Candidatus Nanopelagicales bacterium genome encodes:
- a CDS encoding alpha/beta hydrolase; this encodes MMANRGRRVLVAAGVVLVLASCSSDPQGSAPGLGSASTPSSSSPPPTGPAPQDRPDIAKVVTAGGVSQYLKCAGNGPQTVVIVPGLGTGAAAWTKVFGQVSKQTRTCVYDRPGIGRSPARTGSTALDAGKHAQELRALLEKAGERAPFVPVGHSYGGLVARAFVRQQKSVIAGLLLAESVTPYDPYNGSTWPEGGTSIDLAASSRATGDGPRIGATPLVVLSASNPEGDHLGGPTYGFSDAVTEQWIRGQIDDVRLSSDSIRVVAKSGHVLQQDNTPATVRSIEVLLAAINSKSPLTCGRGWRLVNATCTGGGE